The nucleotide window GCTTCCGTATCTGGCTTCGTCGGCCTCGGCAGCGCCCGCGAAGTCTATTGTCAGCGCCAAGGGCGTGACGGTCATCCACTACTACGCGAACTGGTGAGGCGCCTGTCGGGTCATGGCACCCGCGTTTGCTCAGTTTGAGCAGAAATACGGCAAGAAGATCACCATCATCAGCGTCAACTCAGACGACGCTGACCTGTCGGCCAAGATGAAGCCCTACAAGAAGTCGCAGTACATCCCGGAAACGGTGGTACTGCGAGATGGCAAGGTTGTCGAGCAGAAGGTGGGGGCATTGTCACTCCCGCAGCTCGAGCAGCTGATGAAGAAGGGCTCACCCTGATCTGAGATATCGGCAGTGCCGATGAGAGCCCGCCTCACGCGCGTGAACACGCCGCGTGAGGCGGGCTTCGTGCTTTTCTGCGTGTTCGCAGCAAAGGAGCGTCAATCACTGTGCCTGTTCTGCGTGCACGCTCTGAGGCTTCAGGTGACGACGTCTCCCCCCCCACCTCGCCAGACAGTTCACGCCCGTCTTTCGAGGTGTTCACATCACCGAAACATCCTTGCGAGTTCCGGAAACATGCAATGCGTATGCTCGCGCCCGACCAATCCGTCAGGAGAGAGCAGATGACAAGTGTGACGATGCCCGGTGCCGCCATTTCGCGAGCGGCGCTGATCGAGGCGGTGAACAAGGTGCCCCAGCGGCCGGAGTGGGTCGTGATGGATGGCCAGCTGCAGCCCATGACATTCGTTCAGGAGCTCGATCGCTTTGAAGGCGCCACCATCGGTGAGGTGGCAAAGAGCGCGGAGGCCCGCGTGGCTGAGCTTGAGGCTGATGTCGACCGCGGCGTCAAGATGGGCTGGACAGGCGTGGCTCTGGGCATTGCAGGGGGCGTTGCGGCCATGGTGGTGCCTCCACTTGCGCTTCCAGGCCTCCTTGTCGCTTTCGGAGGGGTGGCCGGTGTCGCCAACTGGGGTTTCA belongs to Pseudomonadota bacterium and includes:
- a CDS encoding thioredoxin, which produces MAPAFAQFEQKYGKKITIISVNSDDADLSAKMKPYKKSQYIPETVVLRDGKVVEQKVGALSLPQLEQLMKKGSP